The Numenius arquata chromosome 7, bNumArq3.hap1.1, whole genome shotgun sequence genome has a window encoding:
- the OTOR gene encoding otoraplin, producing the protein MAQHVYLGVLLLCLGLTCPLVTGIFMDKLASKKLCADDNCVYTISLARAEEDYNAPDCRFINIKKGQLIYVYSKLVKEKDSGEFWAGSVYGEQYEDHMGTVGYFPSSLVSEQHVYQEANKTIPTTDIDFFCE; encoded by the exons ATGGCACAACATGTTTATTTGGGTGTTCTCCTTTTGTGTCTCGGATTAACGTGTCCTCTTGTAACTGGAATTTTTATGGACAAGCTTGCCAGCAAGAAGCTGTGTGCTGATGACAACTGTGTCT acactaTTTCCCTTGCCAGAGCAGAAGAGGATTATAATGCTCCAGACTGCAGattcattaatattaaaaaagggCAGTTGATTTATGTTTACTCAAAACTAGTGAAAGAAAAAGACTCTGGAGAATTCTGGGCTGGAAGT GTTTATGGAGAACAGTATGAAGACCATATGGGGACAGTTGGTTATTTCCCCAGCAGTTTAGTCTCAGAACAACATGTCTATCAAGAAGCAAATAAGACTATTCCTACAACG
- the SNRPB2 gene encoding U2 small nuclear ribonucleoprotein B'' isoform X1 — protein sequence MDIRPNHTIYINNINDKIKKEELKRSLYALFSQFGHVVDIVALKTMKMRGQAFVIFKELGSSTNALRQLQGFPFYGKPMRIQYAKTDSDIISKMRGTFADKEKRKEKKKAKSLEQSANAANKKVIQGATQNSASAPGTAAQNQQVPDNPPNYILFLNNLPEETNEMMLSMLFNQFPGFKEVRLVPGRHDIAFVEFENENQAGAARDALQGFKITPSHAMKITYAKK from the exons ATGGACATCAGGCCCAACCACACCATCTACATCAACAACATCAACGACAAGATCAAGAAAGAAG AACTGAAGAGGTCCCTGTATGCGTTATTCTCACAGTTTGGTCATGTGGTGGACATTGTGGCGTTAAAGACTATGAAGATGAGAGGACAGGCTTTTGTTATATTTAAAGAACTTGGATCGTCTACCAATGCTTTGAGACAACTGCAAGGCTTTCCATTTTATGGGAAACCAATG cgtATTCAGTATGCAAAAACAGACTCTGATATCATCTCTAAAATGCGTGGCACTTTTGCTGACAAGGAAAAacggaaggaaaagaagaaggcCAAATCTCTGGAGCAGTCAGCAAATGCAGCAAATAAAAAGGTTATCCAG GGAGCAACACAAAATTCAGCCAGTGCCCCAGGGACTGCAGCACAGAATCAGCAG GTGCCTGATAACCCACCAAACTATATCCTTTTCCTTAATAACTTGCCTGAGGAAACAAATGAGATGATGCTGTCCATGTTATTCAACCA gtttCCTGGATTCAAAGAAGTCCGCTTAGTGCCTGGGCGACATGACATTGCATTTGTGGAGTTTGAAAATGAGAATCAAGCAGGAGCTGCTCGAGATGCTCTCCAAGGATTCAAGATCACTCCGTCTCATGCCATGAAGATCACTTATGCGAAGAAATAA
- the SNRPB2 gene encoding U2 small nuclear ribonucleoprotein B'' isoform X2, with the protein MKMRGQAFVIFKELGSSTNALRQLQGFPFYGKPMRIQYAKTDSDIISKMRGTFADKEKRKEKKKAKSLEQSANAANKKVIQGATQNSASAPGTAAQNQQVPDNPPNYILFLNNLPEETNEMMLSMLFNQFPGFKEVRLVPGRHDIAFVEFENENQAGAARDALQGFKITPSHAMKITYAKK; encoded by the exons ATGAAGATGAGAGGACAGGCTTTTGTTATATTTAAAGAACTTGGATCGTCTACCAATGCTTTGAGACAACTGCAAGGCTTTCCATTTTATGGGAAACCAATG cgtATTCAGTATGCAAAAACAGACTCTGATATCATCTCTAAAATGCGTGGCACTTTTGCTGACAAGGAAAAacggaaggaaaagaagaaggcCAAATCTCTGGAGCAGTCAGCAAATGCAGCAAATAAAAAGGTTATCCAG GGAGCAACACAAAATTCAGCCAGTGCCCCAGGGACTGCAGCACAGAATCAGCAG GTGCCTGATAACCCACCAAACTATATCCTTTTCCTTAATAACTTGCCTGAGGAAACAAATGAGATGATGCTGTCCATGTTATTCAACCA gtttCCTGGATTCAAAGAAGTCCGCTTAGTGCCTGGGCGACATGACATTGCATTTGTGGAGTTTGAAAATGAGAATCAAGCAGGAGCTGCTCGAGATGCTCTCCAAGGATTCAAGATCACTCCGTCTCATGCCATGAAGATCACTTATGCGAAGAAATAA